A stretch of Planococcus citri chromosome 5, ihPlaCitr1.1, whole genome shotgun sequence DNA encodes these proteins:
- the LOC135847120 gene encoding cuticle protein 7-like, with protein sequence MSKIFVVLSSILAVSVASPVAPYAAPAYPSAYPAPAYSSPHYAPAPAYPSYKPAAYSPAYKPAHYAPEYETPAKYDFAYEVADSYTGDYKSQTENRDGDYVKGSYSLVEPDGSKRTVEYSDDGYGFNAVVLKDGYAPAYSSPSAYKSGPAYPSAYSSPAYKKPAYKSAYPSPAPYAAHGYAAPAYPTPAYSSYPAPSYHAPAYPTPSYPSAYKPAY encoded by the exons ATGTCGaag ATCTTCGTCGTTTTATCCAGCATCCTCGCTGTCAGCGTTGCTAGTCCCGTCGCCCCATACGCCGCCCCGGCTTACCCATCAGCCTACCCAGCCCCAGCTTACAGCTCACCTCACTACGCTCCAGCTCCGGCTTACCCATCGTACAAACCAGCTGCCTACTCGCCAGCTTACAAACCAGCTCACTATGCCCCAGAATACGAAACCCCAGCCAAATACGACTTCGCCTATGAAGTAGCTGACTCGTACACTGGTGACTACAAAAGCCAAACTGAAAACAGAGACGGTGACTACGTCAAG GGATCTTACTCCTTGGTTGAACCTGATGGCTCAAAACGTACCGTAGAATACTCCGATGATGGATACGGTTTCAACGCTGTTGTACTCAAGGACGGATATGCACCAGCATACTCATCACCCTCTGCGTACAAATCTGGCCCAGCTTACCCATCTGCCTACTCGTCGCCAGCTTACAAGAAACCAGCCTACAAATCTGCCTACCCATCGCCAGCCCCATACGCCGCTCACGGTTACGCCGCCCCAGCTTACCCAACCCCAGCTTACTCCTCATACCCAGCTCCATCCTACCACGCCCCAGCTTACCCAACCCCATCCTACCCATCTGCCTACAAACCAGCTTACTAA